A region of the Anolis carolinensis isolate JA03-04 chromosome 1, rAnoCar3.1.pri, whole genome shotgun sequence genome:
atatatatatatatatagagagagagagagagagagagagatcatccATCTAAGTCCTTATCTTCCAGATTATTTATTAAAACAAGAATTCTGGCAGTAGCTACTTCTTCTGTTATTAGAAAACAGTTCAActgtctattttttccataattcggTAAAACAAACATATTGGACACATTTAGACATAATATTAAACTGTGGTTTAGCATTACATGATGGTAGGTCCATCAGTTATGCAGAATGAAGGGACTGCAGTTACTCTGAAGCTGGGAGCAATTGTTAAGTGTGTGCATGATGTGAACTCCTAtgatttaaaatgatttaaaataatcCGTTTTCCTTGGGTATTATGTAGAATGGTGGCACATCAGTGTGTGTTGAACAACAGTCTACTTGGCTTCAATACCTAGAATGGCTGTAAAGGGAACTGTCTTGCCTTGTCCCAGGCAGAAGACTTTCTTGGGCCAGCCCTGCACAAGTGAGCCTGGAAAAGGCtccacttctcttctgcagtcctTCATTCCGGTCTTCCCCCAGTGAGGCCTCAGGAAAGACATCAGACTCTTTTACTTCCATTTTAACTTGCACTTTTAATTTATACCCAGATCATGAGAAATATAATTATTCTTAATTGTGATTTATTAAATTAAAAATCTGCTTCAAATCATAGTTCATGAAGCTGGTTTGTATCCATAAATCCTACTTAAAATTGATCACTTAAAAGAGATAACACTAAACTGTGGTAGataaaaaattgaaacaaaacaTCAATTCTTGTCTTTGTGACCATGGTAGCATTTTATCTAAGCTCATTGACTTGATACTAAATGATGTATCAATGATAGAATTGTTTGGAGGACTTTGCCACTAATGTCCACCTTTCAGATGTCCCCTTTCTATAAATGGTAGAACTGTTCCTGTTCACAGATGGGACTGAGAATGCTATAATCTCAAGTCTGCATCTCATTCTCCATGACTTTTTAAGACCAGCTTTTAGTAGAATATAACGCTGTGTTGTGTAATGATTTGAATCTTGGGCTAAGAGTCCATGAAGATCAGGGTTCAGATCCCCACTTTGCCATGGAAACACAATGGATAGCCTTGGGGAAGTCATACTCAGAGAAAGTCAAAGATATATGCCCTCTCTGAACAATTCTAACACAGAAAAACCCATGCTAGGTTCATCTTAGAATTGCTtagaattggaaacaacttgaaggcacacaacaaacaaaatCTGCAAGTGGAAGGGCAGGTCAGTGACAGTTGCCTCTCTGTCCTTGGTCCTTCAAGGAAACACGATATGAGATGGAATTTTTACCTGGAAGCAATCTGGAGCCAGCCTTGTCATtggtaaatgttttaaaataacaacaacaacaacaacaacaatgcaacataaatacatttaaaacatataataataaaagcatgaagaatataaaatagaataaaaacataCTCGCAGCAGATAACCAATAGCCAGGCGCATTGAGCATATTCAAAATTGGAGGCAAGGTAATAAATGTGTATATGTGCAATATCATGCACCCTCTAATAGGATGAaccagaataaagtgcagtggctgggtataggaggaggaagaggataaTCTGTATTTATGAAGAATAAATAGAGATTCACAGTGCTGTTATGGTTTATTTGCCTTTGTGGCCAAGTTCTGCTAACCTAAACATCTATCTTTCACCTTTCCTCCTGAATTACCTGAAATTCCTAAACAATCAAAagtacttcatttgtaaaaaaaTTAGCATTACAGTATATGACTATTTCAATGTTAGTGTATCCTCAGCAATCTTTAGTATTTGTAATCTTTGTTAATAAATATGTGGTTGAATACATCATTCAAAATGGATGTGTTTTCTATAAAGATGATATAGAGAGAAAAGCTTTAAGCATTAGCATATTAATCTGGGTAAATATGTTACCTGTCTTTGATACATAAACATATAGTCCTTTAGTGAAACACCCAGTAAACCCTACATACATTTGTGAAGTCTTCATGGCCCTGTTTCTTAAAAGACATTGGCAGAGATCCTATTGCTACCCCCTAAATCTACCTTTTAAGCCAAAGTGCCTGTCTCTTGGGAAGACTGTGTCGTTTAAAAGGTAGGGTTTACGAACATTTTCCATGCAACCACCATAAAAGTGAATTAAATTATGATGATGTAAATTGGCTTTATGATATTGTAATTActtaacaggatgccagccacttTTTTTGCTATGTGCTGTCAAGCTcgctttgatttatggtgatcctacgAATAAGAGAACTTACACCTCAGATCAGCAGATGGCTAATTATTAgtcaaataataatttgaaatagTTTTGTAAAGTCACATCATTGTCCCATGCACTGCTATGAGGGGAGAAATTACAACGCTAAGGCACTTTTTCGGATTGACATTTTGGTGGACTGAAGGACTTTTGTAGTTATCTAAAACTGTTTTTGAGCAGTTTTATTCTTGAACCTCTAAGTAGAGGCTGCTATTTGGAAGGAAGAAGCAGGCATATTACACAACACCAGATCATTTGTATAAAATACCTTTGTTTCTATGTGACTGTTCAAGTACATAGACacaattatcattattaattatgctcagtaattttatttattaaatgcatGTTCAGTCTTTCTAGTACAAATAACACTCAACATGATGAACACCAATTTAATACATGAGAAAAAGTGCAATTTAAATGTAAAAGTAAAGAAACTAAAACGCAATGaagtataaaaataaatggcATCACAACATTATAGCTTGTTTCTTAAAATGTGCTCAATACTTCCCAAGATAATTCTAAAAATGTGTTTGAGAGCCCACAAACAATGAATAGACACAAGGCTAGTTCAGAAagcaaatcaatttaaaacatagaAACCTATTTTAATGAAAATATCTTTGTGTACTAACAGGTCATCAAAATAATCTGATCTGGCTCTATTGGCAAGAAGTTGCAAAAACTAGGGATTTTGCATGATTTTTGGCAGTAGATTGCAGAAGCTCTCCCCTAATTTTATCAAATATTCCTTCAGGGAGTGCAAGACGGGGAGATAATCAAAGCAGACTGAAGTCTGGCTCCAGAGCCAGTCTGGCTTGTGATTGGATGACCTCCCCACTCCATACTAGAGCACAGGAAATATTtgctaccatatatacttgtatataagttgacctcatgaatACGTTGAGGGAATGTTTGGAGGTCAAAACttgggattttgatatgacccatggatgagTCAAAGGGCATTCTCCATAGAGAGGAAAGCATCACTGACTTTTTTCTGCAAGGCCTTTAAAAAGGCAGAGAGTAAATTAGGAAAgggggtggttccttttttggTTATGGGTTAAGGTACACTACTTGAATTACCCGTGAATAAATCAACCCAGGATTTTGGggttaactaaaatttctagacctatAAAGGAATATATACGGTATTGCAGTTTTAAAAGTTTCGGAATGTAAGTATTTTCCTTAAAAATCTACTTCAGATCATAAGACTTGAAACTCCTAGATAACAGCTGTGTAAGAGTTACCATCTGTGTCCTTTTGCTTTAACTATCACCATCATCTAAACCAGTGATCAAATCAACAAATGTCTCTAATCATCTTTAAtccatatgtgtgttttatattcttTTGGAATTTTTTATGTTAACAACTGATACTAAACACGTGCTAAAGCCAATCTTACTCAGCTCTGGAGAATGTGACCCCATGATCAAAAAAACAGCAAGGGTAGAATAAAACTGAAAAAGAGCtgcaaagaaacaaaataaaacaaaattttaaatcaagagataaatgatgtgttCAGTACTTTGGCCAAAGTAAAACTACTTAATAAACTGAGCGTTAAACCAAACAATACTAATCCACTCCTAGAGTACGAATGTTTTGGCAATGTATTCTAATCTAATAACATCCTCTTCTAAAGTGGGATATATTTCATTTTGGCAATGTGTTCTAGCATGTTACAGCAGCTCTTAATTTTTATGCAGGGGCAGTTTTATGCTTTCTGTTCAGAGTAAGAAAATGTAGCTATTTCAATTTGGTCTCCTGTTACCTCTTAAGTTTTAATTACCAATTAAACTTCTTGTAcattctataccaggcaagggcaaacctcgaccttccaggtgtttggacttcaactcccagaaatcccagccagtttaccagctgttgggaattgtgggagttgaaatctaaaacacctggagagccgaagtttgcccatgcctgttctatttgcCACTTTGGTTACTGAAATCCCCATTCATCCTTTGGGAACACATTTAAGGGTCTAAATTCACAGCTATAGGATTTCAGTGAGACTGAACATTTGCAAACATTAATCTAAATTGTTTAGCACCTCTCCCTCACATAATTGAGAATCCCGAAAGACACACAAGCTTTAAAATACCAAGTTTTGCTGCACATTTTTCTATATGTGCTTTTTTATTATGAGTCATTATGGTGTAGATATTGACTCATAATCAAAACatttttctggttttgtttttaaaaggttcaAGGGGCACCATTCTTTTTGCTTCTGCATTTACATTTTTTCATGTGATAGACATGAGTAGGACAGTTTTCAAGGCTTTAAAATGCtatacattgataaaaatacagaatatgctaatttgaattttaaacatgttaCACATTTCCCCTTTTACATGATcacaaaaatgtaatattttggtCACATGTCCACTCCAGTAATGTTTCATTGTTTTCAAACTGTAAAAGTATTTCAGAATATTGGAAACAAAATAGATTCTTACACTCCTGGATGCATAGTAAGCCAGCATTATGCATGGGATGTATAATGATGGTTAAATGattgcctattttatatatcatcACCCAGAATTGGATAGAAGTTCTGAATGATGTTAAAGGAAGTAAGGAATTCCCCATGTGGAAGGAATAATATAGGTGTCAAACCGTTGTGTTTTTCAATCATGAACCCTCTCGGAAGAGTAAAATAGATCTTATACATCTATAGGAAGTGAACAAATAAATCAGTGGAGGCTTTACATTACTCCTTTTGGATATGGCTGATCATTCTTGCATTTCATGAGCAACTTGTACTTTACTCAAAAACTCTGAGTCAACATCAGCCTGCCCCCTGAGTTTTTTGACAGTTTCTGGAGTACTCATTGGATAGGATTCTTTGGTTTCTGTTTCTGTCTTCCTGCATTTTAAGCGCTTTGAACAAGTGTTTCTTATTTTGGCAAAATCCTGATAAGTGTTCTCACTGGAGAAGCAATACAATATTGGGTCTGCAACACAATTAAAAGTAGTCAACAAAAGAGAAATATGGTAAACATTGAAAATTCTGCCTGCGAAATCACAACTTGTCTCAAAGAGGCTGCGTGTCAATAACAGTACGTGATACGGTCCAAAGCAAACTATAAAAATGACCATTGTGCTTGAAACCAAACGTTTAATTTGAACCTTCTTTTTTTTCTGAGTGCCATGACTCTTGCGGACAACTCGAAGAATTCCATAGTAAGAAAAAATTAGCAATAAAAACGGAAAAAAGAAACCAGCGGCAAAACGGTAAAAATTGATGTTATGTTCCCAATTTTTAATGGGATAATGCTCAAAACACACCACGTGGCTCTCAGAATCTTTACTCACTTCCCCATGTGTAAAAACTAGCCAGCAAGTCAAAATTTCCTTGGCCCAAATAATGATGCTCACCACTGTAGCAGCCTTCATTGTCCTAAACTGATGGAAGTGAAAAGGGTATACCACAGCCAGGTAACGGTCAATTGAAATACAGCAAAGGAAGGCTACGCTGATGTAGATATTTTCATACAGGAGGATGCCACAGATTTTGCATAAGAGTTCATCATAAGTCCAGTTATCATGCTGTAAAACATACTGTATCCAAAAGGGCAAAGAAAAAACATAGAGCAAATCCGCTATGGTCAAATTGCAAAGGTAGATTCCAAGTTCATTCTTGGCCTTGACCTGCAAGTAGGCATAATACAATGAAAGACAGTTGGCTGGGAGTCCTATTATAAAGACAAGTATGTACACCACAGGCGACACTGTCTGGTGTATGTCATGATTAATGGTACAATTCAATGTATTGTCCATCAAATCCTCTGAAGAGTTTTCCATGTTCTCCACTCAGTAACCACAGAAGGTCAGGCTGGTCAGGCATTATTTTTATCTACTATCtcattatttctatattttcttcACATCAGTGTCACTGCTTAAACACCTGCAAGGGGGAAATCACAAAACAGTGATAATTAAATTCACCACTATCAACAAGACAAAAGAACACATCtatatgggtttttttatttGGATGTTATATTATCAGGAAACTCAGCATAAATAAAATGGGTACATAGCTGCTACATGGCCCCACAATGGATTATATAATTCAGAGAAACATATTGGGGTTTGGATTCAAGTTCTATGTCTCCATTGTTGAAGTCTTTCAGAATGTTAGTGCTCAGTCTGTTATAATATTCTCAGAATAGAATAAAGATGTAACCAAAAACATAGGTTAGAATCCTCAATCATGGTGTACATTTCATAACTTTATATATACTGAGCTACATAGCAGAGACAATAAGAAACTGTGTTAGGTGTGTAATAGGACACTGGCAAGAGGGTCCTGATGCACACCAAAATCAATGCACATCTATTTCATTGTACATTGTTCCCAATGTACCATAGGCTGGTCACTTTGCTGCCCCCCTaacatagtaatataataaaatagcagCCGGTTATTCTATATGGACATTATGGAACTGCTCAGTTCTAACTACCGCAGATATAAGTCCATTTATGAAGACTTCAGTTCCCAGCTGGATTCTGTATATATGCCATATTTACACTAATCTAATTCTCACCTTTTTTGgcaaaattaccttcccaaaaatagggtgcgcattagatttgggtaatacagtaatcttagtactgagccaaagcaaaaggggaagctgcttcaggagcacctggagctccaatttgagggatgtcatctctaatttaattgccatggctcgatgctaaacaatgctgggatttgtagtttggtgaagcatcagcattctacagcatagatgcacccaaaattttctgttcctttgCTGAAAGCATTGGTGTTCtagcacttttgtttttaaagaaggaattataagcaggcagccactgtaatgcacaccttacaaagagtgcactttttgcttctgcacattacatttgccagcaaatacttttttggtttcagggttttgaaaattgaggtgtgcctGAGATTCGATTGTgcactagatttgagtaaatatgggtagtagatcaggaaagaaaagagattttATTCCTTGTAGGCTTCATTTTCCATAGCCTTGTCAAAATGCAGAAAAAGTGCCCTGCAGAAGTCTGTAGCAGGTATACAATGGGTGCAAACTTGCATTTAAAAATCGTTCTGTTTCACACACCCCTGGCAAATCTCACATTACAATAAAGACACATTCATCCACTGAAGAACTTCAGGCATTCAGCCAACATCAGTACCTTATCCTTAGATCTAATCTTATGAGCAAGGGTTGTTTGGAAATAAGTGCTTTAATCCAAAGACATGCAAAAAGTTCAAACAATGTAGTTGTCGGAAATTCTATTGTTTGACACATCAAAGAATAGGAAGATAAGATGGTCAGTTTATTCTTTAAAGTTTGGAAAACGAGAAATTAAAAGAGTGATACACAACATAACATCCTGGCCTTTTATCAATGGAACGATAGGTTGGTCCAGTTTGAAACTGGAGTACTACAAATCCAAAGTCACTGCTATGGTGTTGTATAAACTGTATCACAATAACACTTAAATTTTCTGCGCCATGTTACAAAAGAACAGCTATGCTGAAACAGATCAAAGACATGGAATTCTTGCAAGAGCTATCAGGAGGAGTATGAGTCCTGTCATGTATATTTGAGGCATATCATGTATGTATTTCAATCTATGAATATGTATACTGGATGATGGATGATGCTTCAATATTTGCTTGCATTGACTATGGGGAAAATTTTTCATTAGGTAAAAAATGTTTAGCTAAGCTTGGCAGATTTACTGTGCAGTTGCAAGCAGAAGCACTATTGCCAATCCAGCCTCAAGGTTGTTCTCATGAGAGAAACCAACAAGGATGGACTAGGAGTTGTTTTGGTTTAAGGGCTGACTTTTTTCAGAACATTATTTTCTGAACCAAAGAAGACTGTATTTGACAAAAACTAACTAGATGCTTATTGGAAGTCTACAGGAAGATGCCTTCTAACTGGGATTGATAGACATACAAGATATTAGGAGTAGGTAGAGCTAGGAAGATTTAATATTACTAAAAATCAGTAACCACAGGCACATCTAACTAGTCTCCATTTAAAGTATCCAAGTGGGTAGCTGTATCAGTGATTTGGCTAGTCTGGCTACTAGCCCTGATGAGATGACTGTTAAGAGGGAGGGCTCTCTTCTGTTACGGAGGCTGAGGAGAAGAGTACAGCCTTACCGATACTTGTATCTGGTCAACGGAAAATAACCTGAGAAGCAAAAGATATTGGAATCAATCTAAACTAATGTAGGTACagattatattgtttttcttCCTCTTGGTATATATAAGTTTCCCATTAATAAACCCACCTCTTGATAAAATATtgaagagtagagatatcacactgacaacgaaggtccgtatagttaaagcaatggtattccccgtagtaacctataaggaaggctgagtgaaggaagataaacccttttgaactgtggtgttggaggaaaattctgagagtgccttggatcgcaaaaagatccaaccagtccatcctccaggaaataaagcctgactgttcactggagggaaggatattagaggcaaagatgaagtactttggccacataatgagaagacagaaaagcttggagaagataatggtgctggggaatatggaaggaaaaaggaagaggggccgaccaagggcaaggtggatagATGCTATCCTtggagtgactggcttgaccttgaaggatctgggagtggcgacagccgacagggagctctggtgtgggctggtccatgagatcacagaGCATTGGAAGCGACTGAGTGAACTAACAACAAGTCCCATTTTGAATATTCAGTTAATCCTGTGGCAGAATCTCTAAAGAGATTCCTTCCTTTGAGCTTATCCCTGTAACATTTCATCTTCAATCTTCTCTGCTGTGATCGAGATATGAAATTCAAATATTACGCTGGCACAGCCAGAGGATCACAGCAAACAGATGATAATGACATTGCTTGAGGAGTACTTGCGCACTATTAATAATTTAGTAACACTCCTAACCTAATCACTTTGTAGTTTTTGCTTGGGGTGTACTTtacaatgcatttttaaatgtccTGCTGTGATAAAAGCAGTGCTATGTCATCATTTTTCCTGTTTTTGCTGAGGGAAATAAATATGGGGAGAAATGGCTTCCCAAGGCTACACAACCAACCCAGAAAGAGTCTTTCAAAAAGCTATCCATATCCAAGTCTTTAAGTACATGGTCTCTCTAAACTGTTTCTAAAAGTCATTAACATATACCCTCCAAATAAAGGAGACTAAAATGAATAAAGGTATACAGCCAATTACTATATTTTCTATTCTAGACTTAGGGCATatagaggaatcatagaatcatagaatcatagaatcatagaatagtagagttggaagagacctcaagggccatctagtccaaccccccgctaagaagcaggaaatcgcattcaaagcacccccgacagatggccatccagcctctgcttaaaagcctccaaagaaggagcctccaccacggcccgggggagagagttccactgccgaacagccctcacagtgaggaagttcttcctgatgttcaggtggaatctcctttcctgtagtttgaagccattgttccgtgtcctagtctgcagggcagcagaaaataagcttgctccctcctccctatgacttcccctcacatatttgtacatggctatcatgtctcctctcagccttctcttctgcaggctaaacatgccaagctctttaagcctctcctcatagggcttgttctccagacccttaatcattttagttgccctcctctggacgctttccagcttgtcagcatctcccttcatctgcggtgcccaaaactggacacagtattccaggtgtggtctgaccaaggcagaatagaggaaggATTCACACTTTACCATTTTGACGGCTCTCTTTCCCAGCCATGTCAAAGGATGATGGAAGTAATTCGGAAAAGTTTTCCTGAGTCCAATTGCAAGCAATTGGATTTGAGGGGATGTAACTTCTTCCACTGATTTCAAAGGGGTGGGGGGAAATTGATTGGGATCATGCCTCCCCTGCCTGCCATAGTAGCACTGAATTTTATGAGGAAGAGCTAATTGAGATGGTTATTTCCAGTTTCAAACTACCACAATACTTCATCTTGCAAATTTTCTACACTTTATGAGAGCGTT
Encoded here:
- the gpr68 gene encoding ovarian cancer G-protein coupled receptor 1; protein product: MENSSEDLMDNTLNCTINHDIHQTVSPVVYILVFIIGLPANCLSLYYAYLQVKAKNELGIYLCNLTIADLLYVFSLPFWIQYVLQHDNWTYDELLCKICGILLYENIYISVAFLCCISIDRYLAVVYPFHFHQFRTMKAATVVSIIIWAKEILTCWLVFTHGEVSKDSESHVVCFEHYPIKNWEHNINFYRFAAGFFFPFLLLIFSYYGILRVVRKSHGTQKKKKVQIKRLVSSTMVIFIVCFGPYHVLLLTRSLFETSCDFAGRIFNVYHISLLLTTFNCVADPILYCFSSENTYQDFAKIRNTCSKRLKCRKTETETKESYPMSTPETVKKLRGQADVDSEFLSKVQVAHEMQE